In a genomic window of Maricaulis maris MCS10:
- a CDS encoding DUF2975 domain-containing protein produces the protein MVSETSPDLTRSDRHIRGLSQFMMWAVTLLAGLLPIIVWGMWLFPDISGIAAQPAPGGGFGGGDLGWYVWPVRLGAAGLSTIGIAITVYGLLNLRTLFRQAMQGRYFSADAVIGFRQFALASLVGALWQPLEHTLTGVYLTVSNPHVPNALEISLGSGNLEAIGAALLFFVIAFILAEGRKRHEELELIL, from the coding sequence ATGGTGTCTGAAACCAGTCCCGATCTCACCCGGTCCGACCGCCACATCAGAGGGTTGAGCCAGTTCATGATGTGGGCGGTGACGCTATTGGCCGGCCTGCTGCCGATCATTGTCTGGGGCATGTGGCTGTTTCCCGATATCTCGGGAATTGCCGCTCAACCGGCACCGGGCGGCGGTTTCGGGGGCGGCGATCTGGGCTGGTATGTCTGGCCTGTGCGGCTGGGCGCTGCCGGCCTGTCGACGATCGGCATCGCCATCACGGTTTATGGCCTGTTGAATTTGCGGACCCTGTTCCGGCAAGCCATGCAGGGCCGGTATTTTTCCGCCGATGCCGTGATCGGTTTTCGCCAGTTCGCCCTGGCAAGCCTGGTGGGAGCGCTGTGGCAGCCGCTCGAACATACCCTGACCGGCGTCTATCTCACCGTCAGCAATCCACACGTCCCGAACGCGCTGGAGATTTCGCTCGGTTCCGGCAATCTGGAAGCCATCGGCGCGGCGTTGCTGTTCTTCGTGATCGCCTTCATCCTCGCCGAGGGGCGCAAGCGGCATGAGGAGCTGGAGCTGATCCTGTGA
- a CDS encoding serine hydrolase domain-containing protein has protein sequence MIPILTPGSAWAAASDCRPGLRYDGPPLMSPPAGLDQLPRPSRSLATATDPGFIAVLEGAADRIAAHAPALSLAIAHPELGLWQSVRGTSPGNRFAAASIGKSMTAVVIFQLADEGRLQASDTLDRWFPDLPSSGLVTLDQLLTHTSGYFLPATAPLGGPYTPPERDFERLRDTGPVFCPGTNWAYSNVGYQLLGRVIEAVDGRRYGDSLQARILEPLGLDATHVLQAGTPDPLMVTGHTGGEPVGPVDYATPFAAGPVSSTAGDLVRYWSALLAARITSTAALTRMTQALYPMFGQANAAYGRGLQVSQVEGPGLLVHHSGGVTGFTAGVAWLAEDDLIIAAMTNDRDVPAEAAIWSLTRALRDA, from the coding sequence ATGATCCCGATCCTCACGCCGGGATCCGCTTGGGCAGCTGCTTCCGATTGCCGACCCGGCCTGCGCTATGACGGCCCGCCCCTGATGAGCCCGCCAGCCGGGCTGGATCAGTTGCCACGCCCGTCGCGATCACTCGCAACCGCGACCGACCCCGGTTTCATCGCCGTTTTGGAAGGCGCGGCCGACAGGATTGCGGCCCACGCGCCGGCCCTGTCCCTCGCCATCGCGCATCCGGAATTGGGACTGTGGCAAAGCGTCCGTGGCACATCGCCCGGCAACCGCTTTGCAGCGGCTTCGATCGGCAAGTCGATGACGGCGGTTGTCATTTTCCAGCTGGCTGACGAAGGCCGGTTGCAGGCGAGTGATACCCTTGATCGCTGGTTTCCCGACCTGCCGTCGTCAGGCCTGGTCACACTCGATCAGCTGCTCACCCATACCTCGGGGTATTTCCTGCCCGCCACGGCGCCCCTCGGCGGCCCTTACACACCGCCCGAACGTGATTTCGAACGCCTGCGAGACACTGGCCCGGTCTTTTGCCCGGGCACCAACTGGGCCTATTCCAATGTCGGATATCAATTGCTGGGACGGGTCATCGAAGCGGTTGACGGACGCCGCTATGGGGACAGCCTGCAGGCCCGGATCCTGGAACCGCTCGGACTGGATGCCACCCATGTCCTGCAAGCGGGCACGCCCGATCCGTTGATGGTGACCGGCCATACAGGCGGCGAGCCGGTCGGCCCGGTAGATTACGCGACACCCTTTGCCGCCGGACCGGTCAGCAGCACGGCCGGCGATCTGGTGCGCTACTGGTCCGCCCTCCTGGCCGCCCGGATCACCTCCACGGCCGCACTCACACGCATGACCCAAGCGCTTTACCCGATGTTCGGACAAGCCAATGCCGCCTATGGCCGCGGCCTGCAGGTCTCGCAGGTCGAAGGGCCGGGCCTGCTGGTCCACCACTCAGGCGGCGTCACCGGATTTACCGCCGGTGTCGCCTGGCTGGCCGAGGATGATCTGATCATCGCCGCCATGACCAATGACCGCGACGTCCCGGCAGAAGCTGCGATCTGGTCGCTGACCCGGGCCCTGCGCGACGCCTGA